A single region of the Oncorhynchus keta strain PuntledgeMale-10-30-2019 chromosome 4, Oket_V2, whole genome shotgun sequence genome encodes:
- the LOC127929819 gene encoding histone-lysine N-methyltransferase, H3 lysine-36 specific-like, whose product MKVPSRRPCRMYYVETVAEMADHAWVPGKVTYPFTGGEQFSDLPVLRRRGKQREKDYKYTIPKRLLESWKVSVLEAEFLLPDLLKNTAVSSSMAFNGEERVSSPLPDEKTSEAPSCSSFNLTAPPPSALPQQKQTSPCCRPGRSERQ is encoded by the exons ATGAAAG TCCCCAGTCGTCGCCCTTGTCGTATGTATTACGTGGAGACTGTGGCAGAGATGGCAGACCATGCCTGGGTACCTGGGAAAGTTACCTACCCCTTCACAGGAGGAGAGCAGTTCTCAGATCTGCCTGTGCTGAGacggagagggaaacagagggaaaaGGACTACAAATACACA ATACCCAAGCGTCTGTTGGAGTCGTGGAAAGTCAGTGTGCTGGAAGCTGAGTTTCTCCTACCTGACCTTCTGAAGAATACTGctgtctcttcttccatggcCTTTAACGGTGAAGAGCGGGTGTCCTCCCCACTGCCTGATGAAAAAACATCCGAGGCCCCCTCTTGTTCCTCCTTTAACCTCACTGCACcccctccctcagccctcccccaacagaaacaaacatcccCCTGCTGCCGACCTGGCCGTAGCGAACGACAGTAG